In a genomic window of Narcine bancroftii isolate sNarBan1 chromosome 7, sNarBan1.hap1, whole genome shotgun sequence:
- the LOC138738559 gene encoding chloride intracellular channel protein 5-like isoform X1 gives MATSNSTATEYTYPDIELFVKAGGDGESIGNCPFSQRLFMILWLKGVIFNVTTVDLKRKPTDLQNLAPGTNPPFLIFNGEVKTDVNKIEEFLEEKLAPPRYPKLSARHLETNSAGDDVFAKFSAYIKNTRKDINDCLEKALLKALKKLDDYLNTPLPEEINSNSGEEEYCSNRKYLDGDDLTLADCSLLPKLHIIKIVAMKYRNFEIPKEMTGICRYLQNAYEREEFINTCPANREIQIAYLDVAKRMK, from the exons ATGGCTACATCAAACTCAACAGCAACTGAATACACATATCCAGACATTGAATTGTTTGTTAAG gctggtggagatggagaaagcATTGGAAACTGCCCATTCTCTCAGCGGCTCTTTATGATCCTTTGGCTAAAAGGCGTGATATTTAACGTCACCACAGTTGATCTGAAGAG GAAGCCCACCGACTTGCAAAATCTCGCGCCTGGAACCAATCCCCCCTTTTTGATCTTCAATGGAGAGGTTAAAACGGATGTTAACAAGATAGAAGAATTCTTAGAAGAAAAGCTGGCGCCACCCAG GTATCCAAAGCTTTCGGCCAGGCATCTGGAGACTAATTCTGCAGGAGATGATGTTTTTGCCAAGTTCTCAGCATACATTAAGAACACCAGGAAAGATATAAACGACT GTTTGGAAAAGGCCTTGCTGAAAGCTCTGAAGAAATTGGATGATTATTTAAACACACCTTTACCCGAAGAGATTAACTCCAACAGCGGAGAGGAAGAATATTGTTCGAACAGAAAATACCTTGATGGAGATGACTTGACGCTGGCAGATTGTAGCCTTCTTCCAAAGCTACACATTATTAag ATTGTAGCAATGAAATACCGAAATTTTGAGATCCCAAAGGAAATGACTGGAATTTGCAGATATCTACAAAACGCTTATGAGAGGGAGGAGTTCATAAATACATGTCCTGCTAATCGGGAGATTCAAATTGCGTACTTGGATGTTGCaaagagaatgaaataa
- the LOC138738559 gene encoding chloride intracellular channel protein 5-like isoform X2 — protein sequence MILWLKGVIFNVTTVDLKRKPTDLQNLAPGTNPPFLIFNGEVKTDVNKIEEFLEEKLAPPRYPKLSARHLETNSAGDDVFAKFSAYIKNTRKDINDCLEKALLKALKKLDDYLNTPLPEEINSNSGEEEYCSNRKYLDGDDLTLADCSLLPKLHIIKIVAMKYRNFEIPKEMTGICRYLQNAYEREEFINTCPANREIQIAYLDVAKRMK from the exons ATGATCCTTTGGCTAAAAGGCGTGATATTTAACGTCACCACAGTTGATCTGAAGAG GAAGCCCACCGACTTGCAAAATCTCGCGCCTGGAACCAATCCCCCCTTTTTGATCTTCAATGGAGAGGTTAAAACGGATGTTAACAAGATAGAAGAATTCTTAGAAGAAAAGCTGGCGCCACCCAG GTATCCAAAGCTTTCGGCCAGGCATCTGGAGACTAATTCTGCAGGAGATGATGTTTTTGCCAAGTTCTCAGCATACATTAAGAACACCAGGAAAGATATAAACGACT GTTTGGAAAAGGCCTTGCTGAAAGCTCTGAAGAAATTGGATGATTATTTAAACACACCTTTACCCGAAGAGATTAACTCCAACAGCGGAGAGGAAGAATATTGTTCGAACAGAAAATACCTTGATGGAGATGACTTGACGCTGGCAGATTGTAGCCTTCTTCCAAAGCTACACATTATTAag ATTGTAGCAATGAAATACCGAAATTTTGAGATCCCAAAGGAAATGACTGGAATTTGCAGATATCTACAAAACGCTTATGAGAGGGAGGAGTTCATAAATACATGTCCTGCTAATCGGGAGATTCAAATTGCGTACTTGGATGTTGCaaagagaatgaaataa